In Procambarus clarkii isolate CNS0578487 chromosome 50, FALCON_Pclarkii_2.0, whole genome shotgun sequence, one genomic interval encodes:
- the LOC138351693 gene encoding craniofacial development protein 2-like, which yields MVSLINAYTPTLTFSTKAKDEFYDDLGLTLREIPQQERVFLLGDFNARVGSDHSSWSSCLGQFGFGKMNERGQRLLEFCCRHDLCITNFFFNIKPQHKVS from the coding sequence atggtcagcctcatcaacgcctacacaccaacactgaccttCTCTACCAAAGCGAAGGATgagttctatgatgacctcggcctaactctcagagaaatacctcaacaagagcgagtcttcctcctgggagactttaatgcaagagttggttctgatcacagctcttggtCTTCCTGCCTGGGacagtttggatttgggaagatgaatgagaggGGGCAAcgcctcctggagttctgctgtcgtcatgatctctgcatcaccaatttCTTCTTCAACATCAAGCCCCAACATAAGGTATCATAG